The following proteins come from a genomic window of Palaemon carinicauda isolate YSFRI2023 chromosome 12, ASM3689809v2, whole genome shotgun sequence:
- the LOC137651119 gene encoding prestalk protein-like, which yields MKTNQTPDLNNCLRALSYTEQETADEDGQTPDLNNCLRALSCTEQETADDDGQTPDLNNCLRALSCTEQETADDDGQTPDLNNCLRALSCSEPETADDVGQTPDLNKCLRALSCTEQETADDDGQTPDLNNCLRALSCSEPETADDVGQSPDLNKCLRALSCSELETADDHGQSPDLNKCLRALSCSELETADDHGQSPDLNKCLRALFCSELETADDHGQSPDLNNCLRALSCTELETADDHGQSPDLNKCLRALFCSELETADDHGQSPDLNNCLRALSCTELETADDHGQSPDLNNCLRALSCTELETADDHGQSPDLNKCLRALSCSELETADDHGQSPDLNKCLRALFCSELETADDHGQSPDLNNCLRALSCTEQETADDDGQSPDLNNCLRALFCSELETADDHGQSPDLNKCLRALSCSELETADDHGQSPDLNKCLRALFCSELETADDHGQSPDLNNCLRALSCSELETADDHGQSPDLNKCLRALSCSELETADDHGQSPDLNKCLRALFCSELETADDHGQSPDLNNYWKKCLRPLSCTEPETADDHGQSPDLNKCLRALFCSELETADDHGQSPDLNNCLRALSCSELETADDHGQSPDLNKCLRALFCSELETADDHGQSPDLNKCLRALSCSELETADDHGQSPDLNKCLRALFCSELETADDHGQSPDLNNCLRALSCTELETADDDGQTPDWKKCLRPLSCTEPETADDHGQSPDLNKCLRALSCTELL from the exons atgaaaactaaccaaaccccagacttgaataattgtctgagggctttgtcctacaCTGAACAAGAAACGGCTGATGAggatggccaaactccagacttgAATaattgtctgagggctttgtcctgcactgaacaagaaacggctgatgatgatggccaaactccagacttgAATaattgtctgagggctttgtcctgcactgaacaagaaacggctgatgatgatggccaaactccagacttgAATaattgtctgagggctttgtcctgcagtgaaccagaaacggctgatgatgttggccaaactccagacttgaataaatgtctgagggctttgtcctgcactgaacaagaaacggctgatgatgatggccaaactccagacttgAATaattgtctgagggctttgtcctgcagtgaaccagaaacggctgatgatgttgGCCAATCTCCAGACTTGAAtaaatgtctgagggctttgtcctgcagtgaactagaaacggctgatgatcatGGCCAATCTCCAGACTTGAAtaaatgtctgagggctttgtcctgcagtgaactagaaacggctgatgatcatGGCCAATCTCCAGACTTGAAtaaatgtctgagggctttgttctgcagtgaactagaaacggctgatgatcatGGCCAATCTCCAGACTTGAATaattgtctgagggctttgtcctgcactgaactagaaacggctgatgatcatGGCCAATCTCCAGACTTGAAtaaatgtctgagggctttgttctgcagtgaactagaaacggctgatgatcatGGCCAATCTCCAGACTTGAATaattgtctgagggctttgtcctgcactgaactagaaacggctgatgatcatGGCCAATCTCCAGACTTGAATaattgtctgagggctttgtcctgcactgaactagaaacggctgatgatcatGGCCAATCTCCAGACTTGAAtaaatgtctgagggctttgtcctgcagtgaactagaaacggctgatgatcatGGCCAATCTCCAGACTTGAAtaaatgtctgagggctttgttctgcagtgaactagaaacggctgatgatcatGGCCAATCTCCAGACTTGAATaattgtctgagggctttgtcctgcactgaacaagaaacggctgatgatgatggccaATCTCCAGACTTGAATaattgtctgagggctttgttctgcagtgaactagaaacggctgatgatcatGGCCAATCTCCAGACTTGAAtaaatgtctgagggctttgtcctgcagtgaactagaaacggctgatgatcatGGCCAATCTCCAGACTTGAAtaaatgtctgagggctttgttctgcagtgaactagaaacggctgatgatcatGGCCAATCTCCAGACTTGAATaattgtctgagggctttgtcctgcagtgaactagaaacggctgatgatcatGGCCAATCTCCAGACTTGAAtaaatgtctgagggctttgtcctgcagtgaactagaaacggctgatgatcatGGCCAATCTCCAGACTTGAAtaaatgtctgagggctttgttctgcagtgaactagaaacggctgatgatcatGGCCAATCTCCAGACTTGAATaatt actggaagaaatgtctgaggcctctgtcctgcactgAACCAGAAACGGCTGATGATCATGGCCAATCTCCAGACTTGAAtaaatgtctgagggctttgttctgcagtgaactagaaacggctgatgatcatGGCCAATCTCCAGACTTGAATaattgtctgagggctttgtcctgcagtgaactagaaacggctgatgatcatGGCCAATCTCCAGACTTGAAtaaatgtctgagggctttgttctgcagtgaactagaaacggctgatgatcatGGCCAATCTCCAGACTTGAAtaaatgtctgagggctttgtcctgcagtgaactagaaacggctgatgatcatGGCCAATCTCCAGACTTGAAtaaatgtctgagggctttgttctgcagtgaactagaaacggctgatgatcatGGCCAATCTCCAGACTTGAATaattgtctgagggctttgtcctgcactgaactagaaacggctgatgatgatggccaaactccagactggaagaaatgtctgaggcctctgtcctgcactgAACCAGAAACGGCTGATGATCATGGCCAATCTCCAGACTTGAAtaaatgtctgagggctttgtcctgcactgaactactgtag